The Candidatus Nanohalococcus occultus genome contains a region encoding:
- a CDS encoding helicase HerA domain-containing protein produces the protein MKKTALLAALILFTGATTADISANEEIPSLNVVFSGETQVYTLEILNNGNESEDVRLRPQGDIRDVVDIQPTASVPADGSTNVLVELNPSNNTDVGLYIGRLSVRTDSQEQSIPLGVRVIDRNIADVKLDIQTTAETIRPDQNLTVLSVVSTSQDERVNTSISYEIRSSSDGQRQVETSRTVNFNGIKSYKHSLNPDNLTVGEYYVQGSITNGNRTVTSTDTLTVVNPFWTPTRIRAGILLIAVSAIIGGGVYTFRWYHQRRKDEARYVFPVDYSKLPEREDLFEVGKVAETEKTAYINPKDLTTHAIVAGSTGSGKSVTANVIAEEALENDIPVVVFDPTAQWTGFVKELKDDNLLEHYDRFDMDSSSDPHPYRGVIKEIDSENPDIDFEELKNEGEITVFTLNQLTTEEFDQAVRTIIDQIFEKEWEESPTLEMFIVFDEVHRLLEDYGGQGGYHALEKGAREFRKWGIGLMMCSQVTADFKQAVSGNIMTEIQMQTKSMEDIERVEKKYGEQFSKRISSEDVGTGMIQNSNYNDGEPWFVDFRPTYHNPHKIPDTELKKYHKLSKELDEVKDALSKLEDEGGNIKDKQLELNLAENKLKEGRFKMATMYINSLKDELDIS, from the coding sequence ATGAAGAAGACAGCGTTACTAGCAGCACTGATTTTGTTTACAGGGGCGACTACAGCAGACATATCTGCGAATGAGGAGATACCTTCTTTGAACGTTGTTTTCAGTGGAGAAACACAGGTATACACTTTAGAGATTTTGAACAACGGAAATGAGTCCGAAGATGTCAGACTGAGACCTCAGGGCGATATAAGGGACGTTGTAGACATCCAGCCTACAGCTTCAGTTCCAGCCGACGGTTCGACAAACGTGCTTGTGGAGCTGAACCCGTCTAACAACACTGACGTAGGTCTTTACATAGGCAGATTGTCAGTCAGAACCGACAGCCAAGAACAGAGCATACCTCTCGGAGTACGAGTCATAGACCGGAATATCGCAGATGTCAAACTGGATATTCAGACCACCGCAGAGACCATCAGACCTGATCAGAACCTGACAGTGCTTTCCGTAGTCTCAACCAGCCAAGATGAAAGAGTAAATACTTCTATAAGTTATGAGATAAGAAGCTCCAGCGATGGACAGAGACAGGTTGAGACCTCACGGACCGTAAACTTCAACGGCATAAAATCCTACAAACACAGTCTGAATCCTGATAACCTGACAGTAGGAGAGTACTATGTCCAGGGATCGATCACCAATGGCAACCGGACCGTTACCTCAACAGACACTTTAACAGTTGTAAATCCCTTCTGGACACCTACAAGAATCAGGGCCGGAATACTTCTCATCGCAGTTTCTGCTATAATCGGCGGAGGAGTCTACACTTTCAGATGGTACCACCAGCGACGAAAGGATGAAGCAAGATACGTTTTCCCCGTAGATTACAGCAAGCTCCCGGAAAGAGAGGACTTATTCGAAGTTGGCAAGGTCGCAGAAACAGAAAAAACAGCATACATCAATCCTAAAGACCTCACCACTCACGCTATCGTAGCAGGTTCGACTGGGTCGGGTAAATCAGTAACAGCAAACGTAATAGCAGAAGAAGCACTAGAAAACGACATACCCGTCGTAGTATTCGACCCAACAGCACAATGGACCGGATTCGTCAAAGAACTAAAAGACGATAACCTGCTCGAACACTACGACCGGTTCGACATGGACAGCAGTTCAGACCCACATCCATACAGAGGCGTGATTAAGGAGATCGATTCCGAGAACCCCGATATTGACTTTGAGGAGTTGAAAAACGAGGGAGAAATCACAGTATTCACACTAAACCAATTAACCACAGAAGAATTCGACCAAGCAGTAAGAACCATCATCGACCAAATATTCGAAAAAGAATGGGAAGAAAGTCCAACCCTAGAAATGTTCATCGTATTCGACGAAGTACACCGACTGCTAGAAGACTACGGCGGCCAAGGAGGATACCACGCACTCGAAAAAGGGGCGAGAGAGTTCAGAAAATGGGGAATCGGCCTAATGATGTGTTCACAAGTCACAGCAGACTTCAAACAAGCAGTATCCGGAAACATCATGACAGAAATACAAATGCAAACCAAATCCATGGAAGACATCGAAAGAGTAGAGAAAAAATACGGAGAACAGTTTTCTAAAAGAATCAGCAGCGAAGACGTAGGAACAGGTATGATTCAGAACTCAAATTACAACGACGGAGAACCATGGTTCGTCGACTTCAGACCAACATACCACAACCCACACAAAATACCAGACACAGAACTCAAAAAATACCACAAGCTCTCAAAGGAGCTGGATGAAGTCAAAGACGCGCTTTCAAAACTGGAGGATGAAGGTGGAAACATCAAGGACAAACAGCTGGAGCTTAACCTCGCGGAGAACAAGTTGAAGGAAGGAAGATTCAAAATGGCAACAATGTACATCAACAGCCTAAAAGACGAATTGGACATATCTTAA